A DNA window from Kitasatospora atroaurantiaca contains the following coding sequences:
- a CDS encoding glycerophosphodiester phosphodiesterase — protein sequence MDTRNLPATAPDALDRSAVRVIAHRGSSAALPEHTLAAYRLAVEEGADGLECDVRLTADGQLVCVHDRTVRRTSDGRGAVSAMTLAELGELDFGSWKSPQAPEPSPILTLAQLLELVADAGRPVELAIETKHPTRYAGRTEAELLRLLRHYGLLPSTPAESSVRIMSFSELSLHRIRRAAPAIPTVYLLERRLPLLGRTKALPGGAGIAGPGIDLVRANPGLVTALRRAGHRVHVWTVDDPADVELCLELGVEALITNRPRDVLTRLGR from the coding sequence GTGGACACCCGCAACCTCCCCGCGACGGCGCCGGACGCTCTCGACCGCTCCGCCGTACGGGTCATCGCCCATCGCGGCTCCTCGGCCGCCCTCCCCGAGCACACCCTCGCGGCCTACCGCCTGGCGGTCGAGGAGGGCGCGGACGGTCTGGAGTGCGACGTCCGGCTGACCGCCGACGGGCAGCTGGTCTGTGTGCACGACCGTACGGTGCGGCGCACCTCGGACGGGCGCGGTGCGGTGTCCGCGATGACGCTGGCCGAGCTCGGCGAGCTGGACTTCGGCTCGTGGAAGTCCCCGCAGGCGCCCGAGCCGAGCCCGATCCTCACCCTGGCCCAGCTGCTGGAGCTGGTCGCGGACGCCGGCCGGCCGGTGGAGCTGGCCATCGAGACCAAGCACCCGACCCGGTACGCGGGCCGGACCGAGGCCGAACTGCTGCGCCTGCTGCGCCACTACGGCCTGCTGCCGAGCACGCCAGCGGAGTCCTCCGTACGGATCATGAGCTTCTCCGAGCTCTCCCTGCACCGGATCCGCCGCGCCGCCCCGGCCATCCCCACCGTGTACCTGCTGGAGCGCCGGCTCCCCCTGCTCGGGCGGACGAAGGCACTGCCCGGCGGGGCGGGGATCGCCGGGCCCGGTATCGACCTGGTCCGCGCCAACCCGGGTCTGGTGACGGCGCTCCGCCGGGCCGGGCACCGGGTGCACGTGTGGACGGTGGACGACCCCGCCGACGTCGAACTCTGCCTGGAGCTCGGCGTGGAGGCGCTGATCACCAACCGCCCGCGCGACGTGCTGACCCGACTGGGCCGGTAA
- a CDS encoding ATP-binding protein, which translates to MAVPHGPASVGVARRRLRRDLGDRKLPDTVIDDAVLILSELLSNSCRYARPLGLLAELDEGAPAELPAPELIDALLVGAHAPNRRGPSSAQEDDSDSGGILVRWQMHGDGLLTLEVTDGGAVTRPLPARPSLTSRGGRGLSIVGQLASDWGVRDAPGQVTVWAALPARARHARRDQREQHEQHEQREPDARSA; encoded by the coding sequence ATGGCAGTGCCGCACGGCCCGGCCAGTGTCGGTGTCGCGCGGCGACGGCTGCGCCGTGATCTGGGCGATCGCAAGCTGCCGGACACGGTGATCGACGATGCGGTCCTGATCCTCTCCGAACTGCTCAGCAATTCCTGTCGGTACGCGCGCCCGCTCGGCCTGCTGGCGGAGCTCGACGAGGGCGCACCGGCCGAGCTGCCGGCCCCGGAACTGATCGACGCCCTTCTGGTGGGGGCCCACGCCCCGAACCGGCGCGGGCCGAGCAGCGCCCAGGAGGACGACTCGGATTCCGGTGGAATTCTGGTCCGTTGGCAGATGCACGGCGACGGGTTGCTCACCCTGGAGGTCACGGACGGCGGCGCGGTGACCAGACCACTGCCCGCCCGGCCATCGCTGACCTCCCGGGGCGGGCGCGGCCTGAGCATCGTGGGGCAGTTGGCGAGCGACTGGGGCGTACGGGACGCCCCCGGCCAGGTGACGGTGTGGGCGGCCCTGCCCGCGCGCGCCCGGCACGCCCGCCGGGACCAGCGCGAGCAGCACGAACAGCACGAGCAGCGGGAACCGGACGCCAGGAGCGCCTAG
- a CDS encoding DUF5926 family protein: MAKKAAKKSPQRSQSTTVTAGEIPVVGAREDCPCGSGRRYKACHGREAAHAVQELVHRPFEGLPGEADWVALRELVPAATVPLTLLPEVAASAAGEVPSVTLATVLPLAWPALRRQDGSILLGLQTQSSSGDLSRDLADALELALATEPGTPVPARRTVPGGRRLQELLDVSAGFAPDVHTGFEFWLEDAETATGEVAASLERANASAIPTQKLTSVDSSYWCAAPDKNHLRWVMTVPEEQLLDALARLTAADRSSLGPDTRLVGSFRAHGLTVPVWDLPSEMTAEDCEKPAAEFAERLADTLKELASSGAAPLTAEERRARANLVNRQVTLN, translated from the coding sequence ATGGCCAAGAAGGCCGCGAAGAAGTCGCCGCAGCGCAGCCAGTCCACCACCGTGACCGCGGGCGAGATCCCCGTCGTCGGTGCGCGGGAGGACTGCCCGTGCGGTTCGGGCCGCCGGTACAAGGCCTGTCACGGCCGCGAGGCCGCCCACGCCGTGCAGGAGCTGGTGCACCGCCCGTTCGAGGGGCTGCCCGGTGAGGCCGACTGGGTGGCGCTGCGCGAGCTGGTGCCCGCCGCGACGGTGCCGCTGACGCTGCTCCCCGAGGTCGCGGCGAGTGCGGCCGGCGAGGTGCCGTCGGTGACCCTGGCGACCGTACTGCCGCTGGCCTGGCCCGCGCTGCGCCGCCAGGACGGCTCGATCCTGCTCGGGCTGCAGACCCAGTCGTCCTCCGGTGACCTGAGCCGCGACCTCGCGGACGCCCTGGAGCTGGCGCTCGCCACCGAGCCCGGCACGCCGGTACCGGCCCGCCGGACCGTCCCGGGCGGCCGCCGCCTGCAGGAACTCCTGGACGTGAGCGCCGGGTTCGCGCCCGACGTGCACACCGGTTTCGAGTTCTGGCTGGAGGACGCCGAGACCGCCACCGGCGAGGTGGCCGCCTCCCTCGAGCGCGCCAACGCCTCGGCGATCCCGACCCAGAAGCTGACGAGCGTGGACTCCTCGTACTGGTGCGCCGCGCCGGACAAGAACCACCTGCGCTGGGTCATGACGGTGCCGGAGGAGCAGCTGCTCGACGCGCTGGCCCGGCTGACCGCCGCCGACCGCTCCTCGCTGGGCCCGGACACCCGCCTGGTCGGCTCGTTCCGCGCGCACGGTCTGACCGTGCCGGTCTGGGACCTGCCGTCGGAGATGACGGCGGAGGACTGCGAGAAGCCCGCCGCGGAGTTCGCCGAGCGCCTGGCCGACACCCTCAAGGAGCTGGCCTCGTCCGGCGCGGCCCCGCTGACCGCGGAGGAGCGTCGGGCCCGCGCCAATCTGGTGAACCGTCAGGTGACTCTCAACTAG